TAGTCTTGAGGTGGATCTGTGTGCTGGTGCTCAAGGCGCACATGGTGATTCTGGTGAAAGTGCTACTGCTAGTGTCTCTGGCTTCTCTtgcgaaataaataaataaataaatacataaataaataaataaatctaatttcaATCCAGTCTTTTAGTGAATCTTGGAGTAAAACTTTGATTTAATCTTTACTTGCATACATGCCTGACTTTGTTGAGTTCCTGTCTCTGATTCAAAATACTCCTCAAAATACTGTTTTTAGAAAATTTATACCAATGCAGATCATTTGAAAGCTATAAATTTTGGAGCACTTAAATTTTCATTTTGGGTGTAAATAAGTAATCAGGTCATAAATTTGGAATAAGAAAACGTTACACTTCTGAGACCTACGTAAAGAAGCCTTTGAAAAGTTCATGTAGGAAAAAAAGTGTGTAGGAAAAAGTATATTTGGAGTCAAAACCACTATTACGTACCTATATCGAAGTAAAAGAGGAGAAGGATAGCTGATAAAGAGGATCTAAAGCCGTGTGAGTGACCTGTTTTAAGATTTTTACCTGTAAGAGCGTCACGTCCTCTATGTTCATGTCCTCctctgtttttattatgatgtcTTGAAGACGAGCTATTTCGTGATTCGTCTCTTCGATCTTCTTCTTTATCGTCTGAATCTTTTGCTCCTCTTCCTGCTTCAGATCAGCGATCCGTACCGCTTCTTCATCTCTTAGAAACTGATGAAGCTTCTCAAATTccttctctatctgtctttttGTGCTCTCGGCCTGACTCTGGAGAAGGATGGGGGGTGTAAAATTATGAACTAAGTTTTTCTTAGAGCTaacattgtattaaaaaaaataaagtgaaataaaatgaagtgaATCACCTTGATGTGTGACGCTACTTTGATGTAATTTTGTTTAGCGTTTTCCAACAGCGTCTGACTCTTTTGTAGAGGCTCCAAAGCGCTCCTGAGATCTTCCTGAAAAGATTTTACACAAGCTCCATTTGAAGGTTTTTACAGTAAGACGTAATTCATTATAATGTTTGCAGAAAGCCGTCGCTGCTCTCGTAGTCTAAAACTGAATTTCTCTCTATAATGAACGTCCTGGTGACGTTATTGTGTGTACTTTGTCCCTGGGATGTGGATGTGGTGACTGGGATACAGGACAGTAAATCTTTAATAAATGGCTACGTGTCTTTCTGTCATTAGAGAATCATTAATGCCGGTGTGACGTGATGAAGGTTCTGTTCTGTCAGGACGTCTCGAagatttttattcttcttgatttgttaaaacaataaatcgatataaaataatacacaacTTGTGTTACAGAGAAGCTAAAAATGACTGCTGATGTGGAGATGagttctataaatatatttaaatgaagaaaacatttttttaatcaattctgGGAATTAATTTTCTACTCATTGGCATCAAAAATAGCAGCATAAACTCCAAACCTTAACATCACACAGAACTTCATCTATAGGGCAGAACTTGTGATTTTTGTGTCTCCTTGAGGtctgacacaccacacacacaggctgctgATCTTCCAGACAGAAGAGTTTGAGCTTCTCGTTGTGTAGCTTGCAGATGACGTCAGACGCCGCCGAGGATCTTCGGCCCTTCGAGAACGTTTCGCACAGCTTCTTCAGTGCCAGGTTCAGAGGAGGCTCCTTTTTTGAGGATTTTCTCCTGCAGATTGGACATTCGAGGGATTCTTTCATTTTCCAGAAGATCTGCAGACACGTCTTACACACGCTGTGACTGCATGAGAGCAGAACAGGATCTCTGAACATGTCAAAGCAAACAGGACA
This DNA window, taken from Tachysurus fulvidraco isolate hzauxx_2018 chromosome 23, HZAU_PFXX_2.0, whole genome shotgun sequence, encodes the following:
- the LOC113655366 gene encoding E3 ubiquitin-protein ligase TRIM35-like isoform X2, producing the protein MATSGPLSEEDFLCPVCFDMFRDPVLLSCSHSVCKTCLQIFWKMKESLECPICRRKSSKKEPPLNLALKKLCETFSKGRRSSAASDVICKLHNEKLKLFCLEDQQPVCVVCQTSRRHKNHKFCPIDEVLCDVKEDLRSALEPLQKSQTLLENAKQNYIKVASHIKSQAESTKRQIEKEFEKLHQFLRDEEAVRIADLKQEEEQKIQTIKKKIEETNHEIARLQDIIIKTEEDMNIEDVTLLQDVKFMVKQVQCTTNPPEEETNLLINVSKHISNLKFRVWEKMQDIIQYTSVTLDPNTAHAQLRVSEDLTVVDHRKQEVLLPDNPERFDSITCVLGCESFNEGSGKKRLGTIWELGAIRESALRKRNSFCNAMCSMSYSKGSYHTLCPGQAGGIFRAKDKPQKVRVHLHWTKGKVTFTDLLTNSHLHTVTHTFTETLFPLPIKQTVTLNTYL
- the LOC113655366 gene encoding E3 ubiquitin-protein ligase TRIM35-like isoform X3 encodes the protein MATSGPLSEEDFLCPVCFDMFRDPVLLSCSHSVCKTCLQIFWKMKESLECPICRRKSSKKEPPLNLALKKLCETFSKGRRSSAASDVICKLHNEKLKLFCLEDQQPVCVVCQTSRRHKNHKFCPIDEVLCDVKEDLRSALEPLQKSQTLLENAKQNYIKVASHIKSQAESTKRQIEKEFEKLHQFLRDEEAVRIADLKQEEEQKIQTIKKKIEETNHEIARLQDIIIKTEEDMNIEDVTLLQDVKFMVKQVQCTTNPPEEETNLLINVSKHISNLKFRVWEKMQDIIQYTSVTLDPNTAHAQLRVSEDLIVVEHRKQEVLLPDNPERLDSVMCVLGCEVCGGNSLIYSINQYRREFRIEYSGISNFFIQYKSIYTWQ